One genomic window of Salmo salar chromosome ssa12, Ssal_v3.1, whole genome shotgun sequence includes the following:
- the LOC106564695 gene encoding collagen alpha-1(XVII) chain isoform X1 → MDNLTTTKIVNAGAGGKVVKETVTTTTRLTSLPPTSGGLSSRSALPSTGGGDSTSRAITGGSSSVLVSSSAAAGSGGGAKSGYGGGSVSKSNTITTIESPSLSSGASGASGAAFRSSGASGASFGESKTSGSLSVSGGGLMSSSSSSFFTGSSSGGSSSGFISSSKGAGAGGGGGGFVTGSSSGSSSGFASSSGTGIGGGDSSSAKMSAGGLGSVTVSKVTRSNYSSLAGAGSGGVKRGGAQGSASSAVSYSPPAMERKSMTTTMIARSKGYEGRSSGNSSPEYTRREYAAESAAASTHTRGRSHSRESEIRCRLQSASPTAKRWTELDDVKRLLKGSRSSSISPPRSPTSTLPIPRKASVETRTRPNSSQSGQYDSATLDSGMPSYVWSGPTAGGYGYHSNAINRSPTSTLQHSPTTLTATGLQNNLALSSTFMNSGLSASSTVHGMQNNLATTTGGILTANGVNAQTVYGVQKNVTSTGVSTTTVAPSSPTSEEVFAKEYKFMLLEKEKAPVKKETERLIMAKDTGKQFSSAGTAIAYSEDSLKREKKVSSFVETATARTTETNAGSLMKVSTKDKATYAEIHKDESGGGLGFWSCCSWLKWLLGLLLGLLLLLGLLLGLIALAEEVKRLKARVDALEQASSSSSAHSSRLSSSSAINIIDPLESAYIDKTSSPSSTTLLRSDNGINLGVAAGAGPGSANGPGQDPVALQRAVQQIVRTELQSDTVRATLAHSMKGARGEPGTKGDQGGPGVKGDNGFPGLPGPPGQMGHSGLEGPRGPKGNAGEAGAEGPPGQKGREGPTGSRGEPGPPGFGEKGDKGSPGEPGGPGPAGTAGPVGPKGSVGGQGATGIPGTPGPQGFRGEAGAPGPKGEKGPAGPPGNKGDLGEKGLRGTTGDPGQRGLPGPDGANGSKGPAGAPGADGEKGSRGDKGLDGLPGPRGPAGPPGDSGLPGIPGLQGPPGIPGNPGQPGGKGEAGEPGRIIKAGSSSVAIPGPPGSPGPAGVSGSPGLSGPVGPAGLPGTPGPRGEKGEEGEKGDQGKPGITVQTVETTERRAPVASLPGPPGPPGPPGEPGPQGLLGKGPPGPEGPQGEPGVPGKGPPGPEGPQGEPGVPGVGVPGPRGDKGEPGSFVPNSGTFFAGPPGPAGPTGLPGSPGPQGYQGDPGQPGLPGVPGDPGVGFPGPQGRPGGPGPEGDSGLPGPQGPEGPEGQQGPKGEAGVPGAPGIPGYSSGGSSRSSPGAPGPPGPPGAPGHDGPPGSGSGTPDILQYITEYLKSDGVREYMSGPPGPPGVPGPPGGGSVESVDDLASRVIAYIQSGGIASGVPGPPGPPGAPGGGSTSLDDIISLLQREEVRRYVIGPPGPAGPPGIPGIPWRGGYGFNTHEVAGRVLTLMNDSEYRGALGAQGPPGPPGVPGPAGPQGPTGPSGQAPYSGSGYRLEEVKDYIQSGLRGRMFGPPGPPGPPGPQGHKGEQGNSGYSHAFDHRNSEGRRLAETETDFSNIAVRVTDYIKYHGLLRDVVENRSQLEKSQVVQGPPGPPGPPGAPGFSRVFGSHCNVTDLMEYIRAHGNIVGPPGRPGQKGDIGHTGHKGERGLDGIPGRTGLPGLEWKRGGKGEKGTS, encoded by the exons ATGGACAATCTAACGACAACCAAGATTGTAAATGCTGGTGCCGGTGGCAAGG tcGTCAAAGAAACAGTAACCACAACAACCCGGTTGACATCACTGCCGCCAA CCTCAGGTGGTCTCTCTTCGAGGAGTGCGCTGCCCTCTACTGGAGGAGGAGATTCTACCAGTAGAGCCATCACAGGAGGCAGTAGCTCAGTGCTAGTATCCTCCTCTGCTGCAGCCGGGTCTGGGGGTGGAGCTAAGTCTGGGTACGGAGGGGGATCAGTCAGCAAATCAAACACCATTACCACTATAGAGTCCCCCTCTTTATCCTCCGGTGCTTCAGGGGCCTCTGGCGCAGCTTTTCGGTCTTCAGGGGCTTCGGGGGCATCGTTCGGGGAGAGCAAGACCAGCggctccctctctgtttctggaGGGGGTCTTATGTCTAGCTCCAGTTCCAGTTTTTTCACTGGTTCCAGTTCTGGTGGTTCCAGTTCTGGTTTTATCTCTAGTTCcaaaggagcaggagcaggaggaggtggaggcGGTTTTGTCACTGGTTCCAGTtctggttctagttctggttTTGCCTCTAGTTCTGGTACCGGAATAGGAGGAGGGGATTCTTCTAGTGCCAAAATGTCGGCCGGCGGCTTGGGCTCTGTAACCGTTTCCAAGGTTACCAGGTCCAACTACAGCTCCTTGGCGGGGGCGGGTTCAGGGGGCGTGAAGAGGGGCGGGGCACAGGGGTCTGCATCCTCTGCTGTCAGCTACTCCCCCCCCGCCATGGAGAGAAAGAGCATGACCACCACCATGATCGCCCGCTCCAAGGGCTACGAAG GAAGATCCAGTGGAAACTCATCTCCGGAATACACAAGGAGAGAGTATG CTGCAGAAAGTGCAGCTGCCAGTACACACACCAGAGGGCGGAGCCACAGCAGAG AGAGTGAGATCAGATGCAGACTGCAGAGTGCCTCCCCCACAGCCAAAAGAT GGACGGAGCTGGATGATGTGAAGCGGCTGCTGAAGGGGAGTCGCTCCAGCAGCATCAGCCCCCCTCGCTCCCCCACCAGCACCCTCCCTATCCCCAGGAAGGCCAGCGTAGAGACCAGAACCAGGCCAAACAGCTCCCAGTCAG gcCAGTACGACAGTGCCACCCTGGACTCAGGAATGCCTTCCTACGTGTGGTCAGGCCCCACTGCTGGAGGCTATGGTTACCACAGCAACGCCATCAACCGATCCCCCACCTCCACCCTCCAACACTCACCCACCACACTCACAG CCACAGGGCTTCAGAACAACCTGGCTCTCAGCTCTACATTCATGAACTCTGGACTCTCTGCCTCTAGTACTG TTCATGGTATGCAGAATAACCTGGCCACCACCACTGGCGGTATCCTAACAGCTAATGGAGTCAACGCACAAACAG TCTATGGTGTGCAGAAAAATGTCACAAGCACAGGGGTGTCCACAACCACAG TGGCACCCAGCAGTCCTACCAGTGAAGAGGTCTTCGCCAAAGAATACAAATTCATGCTGCTGGAGAAAGAGAAAGCTCCCGTCAAAAAGGAGACGGAGAGACTCATCATGGCCAAAGATACCGGCAAACAGTTCTCCTCTGCTGGCACTGCTATTG CCTATTCTGAGGACTCACTGAAGAGGGAGAAGAAGGTGTCCAGCTTTGTGGAGACAGCTACAGCCAGAACAACAGAAACTAACG CTGGATCCTTGATGAAAGTGTCAACGAAAGACAAAGCAACCTATGCAG AGATACACAAGGACGAGTCTGGAGGAGGTCTGGGCTTCTGGTCCTGCTGCTCCTGGTTGAAGTGGCTGCTGGGCCTCCTGCTGGGTCTTCTGCTCCTCCTGGGGCTCCTCCTGGGACTCATCGCCCTGg CCGAAGAAGTCAAACGTCTTAAAGCTCGTGTGGACGCCTTGGAACAAGCCTCCAGCTCTTCCTCAGCCCATTCCAgtcgcctctcctcctcctcagccaTCAACATCATAGACCCTCTGGAGTCTGCATACATAGACaagacctcctctccctcctcgacCACACTGCTCCGCTCTGATAATGGTATCAATCTGGGAGTGGCAGCAGGAGCAGGTCCAGGATCAGCTAATGGACCAGGCCAAGACCCTGTAGCTCTGCAAAGGGCAGTACAGCAGATAGTCAGGACTGAGCTGCAGTCCGATACTGTACGAG CAACACTTGCACACTCAATGAAAGGAGCGAGAGGAGAGCCTGGGACCAAAG GTGACCAAGGTGGTCCAGGAGTCAAAG GTGATAATGGATTCCCTGGCctaccag GTCCTCCAGGTCAGATGGGTCACAGTGGACTGGAGGGCCCGAGGGGACCTAAAGGAAATGCAG GTGAAGCTGGTGCAGAGGGCCCCCCAGGCCAGAAGGGCCGAGAAGGACCAACGGGATCACGTGGAGAGCCTGGTCCTCCAGGGTTTGGAGAGAAAGGGGACAAAG GTTCTCCTGGTGAACCCGGAGGGCCCGGACCTGCTGGCACTGCTGGACCTGTTGGGCCTAAAG ggtcagtaggtggtcagggTGCTACAGGTATCCCAG GAACTCCTGGTCCACAGGGTTTCCGAGGTGAAGCAGGCGCTCCAGGACCGAAAG GAGAGAAGGGACCAGCTGGACCTCCAGGAAATAAGGGCGATCTAGGAGAGAAAGGACTCCGCGGAACAACAG GTGACCCAGGTCAAAGAGGACTTCCAGGACCAGACGGAGCGAATGGATCCAAAGGACCTGCAG GTGCTCCCGGGGCTGACGGTGAAAAAGGCTCTAGAG GTGACAAGGGATTGGATGGGTTGCCAGGTCCCAGAGGACCAGCAGGACCTCCAGGAGATTCAGGCCTCCCAG GCATTCCCGGGCTTCAAGGTCCACCAG GTATACCAGGTAATCCTGGTCAGCCTGGAGGTAAAG GCGAAGCTGGAGAACCTGGTagaatcatcaaag CTGGTTCCAGTTCGGTTGCCATCCCTGGACCTCCAGGCAGCCCTGGACCCGCTGGTGTTTCCGGATCCCCTGGACTCTCAG GTCCTGTTGGCCCTGCTGGTCTTCCTGGAACGCCTG GTCCCAGGGGAGaaaagggagaggaaggagagaagggagaccaGGGAAAGCCTGGCATTACTGTACAGACTGTGGAAACCACAGAGA GACGTGCACCTGTGGCTAGTCTTCCTGGCCCACCTGGCCCTCCAGGGCCCCCAGGAGAACCAGGTCCCCAGGGTCTTCTAG GTAAGGGTCCCCCAGGTCCTGAAGGTCCTCAAGGAGAGCCAGGTGTACCAGGTAAGGGTCCCCCAGGTCCTGAAGGTCCTCAAGGAGAGCCAGGTGTACCAG GTGTTGGTGTGCCCGGCCCCCGAGGAGATAAGGGAGAGCCAGGTAGCTTCGTGCCCAACTCAG GAACCTTCTTCGCTGGGCCCCCAGGACCTGCTGGCCCAACTGGTCTTCCGGGATCACCAG GACCCCAGGGTTACCAAG GTGACCCAGGTCAGCCCGGTTTACCAGGAGTTCCCGGAGATCCCGGTGTCG GTTTCCCTGGACCCCAGGGACGACCTGGAGGTCCAGGACCAGAAGGGGACAGTGGACTTCCAGGGCCCCAAGGTCCAGAGGGCCCCGAGGGGCAACAGGGTCCAAAAG GTGAGGCTGGAGTTCCAGGTGCTCCAGGAATCCCTGGCTACTCCAGTGGTGGATCATCCAGGAGTTCCCCTGGAGCACCAGGTCCACCTGGACCTCCCGGGGCCCCCGGCCATGATGGGCcacctgggtctgggtctggaacACCGGACATTCTTCAATACATCACAGAATACCTCAAGA GTGATGGTGTCAGGGAGTACATGTCGGGTCCTCCGGGTCCTCCGGGTGTACCGGGGCCCCCTGGTGGCGGATCAGTGGAGTCAGTGGACGATCTTGCTAGTCGCGTCATTGCGTACATTCAGA GTGGAGGTATTGCTAGTGGGGTGCCTGGACCTCCAGGCCCGCCTGGCGCTCCCGGTGGAGGCAGTACATCGCTAGATGACATCATCAGCCTTCTACAGA GGGAGGAAGTGCGACGCTACGTCATCGgtcctcctggccctgctggacCTCCTGGCATCCCAGGGATCCCATGGAGAGGTGGCTATGGCTTTAATACCCATGAGGTGGCTGGACGAGTCCTCACTCTAATGAATG ATTCTGAATACAGAGGTGCCTTGGGCGCTCAGGGGCCTCCGggtccacctggtgtcccaggccCTGCTGGCCCTCAAGGTCCCACCGGTCCTTCAGGACAGGCCCCCTACAGCGGCTCTGGATACAGGCTGGAGGAGGTCAAGGACTACATACAGA GTGGTCTAAGAGGGCGAATGTTTGGGCCCCCAGGCCCCCCAGGTCCCCCTGGACCCCAGGGACACAAGGGAGAGCAGGGTAACTCTGGGTACAGCCACGCCTTCGACCACAGGAACAGCGAGGGAAGAAGGCTGGCTGAGACTGAGACAGACTTTTCCAATATAGCGGTTCGAGTGACTGACTACATCAAGT ACCATGGTCTGTTGAGGGACGTGGTTGAGAACCGGTCTCAGCTGGAGAAGTCACAGGTTGTTCAAGGACCCCCAGGACCCCCTGGCCCTCCTGGTGCGCCAGGATTCAGCCGTGTGTTTGGTTCCCATTGTAACGTCACTGACCTTATGGAATACATCAGAG